In Helianthus annuus cultivar XRQ/B chromosome 3, HanXRQr2.0-SUNRISE, whole genome shotgun sequence, a single window of DNA contains:
- the LOC110931414 gene encoding uncharacterized mitochondrial protein AtMg00810-like, whose protein sequence is MGFRHRDYPDHVCRLTKSLYGLKQAPRAWYQRFTDFVTSMGFVQSRCDNSLFTYHHGGDIAYLLIYVDDIILTTSSDSLRMKLMGSLAAEFAMKDLGPLSYFLGITVSRTGNQMFLSQQAYALDIVNRAGMATCNSVTTPVDTKPKLGTTSGVPFDNPTLYRSLAGALQYLTFTRPDISYTVQQICIHMHNPSSDHWNALKRIIRYIRGTASYGLTLSSCSNISLRAYTDADWAGCPDTRRSTSGYCVYMGQNLLSWSSKRQSTISRSSAEAEYRAVANVVAEICWIRNLLLELRRPVSTATLVYCDNISAIYLSSNPVQHQRTKHIEIDIHFVREHVQRGTIKILHTPTRLQIADIFTKGLPRVLFDDFRSSLNIRPPLASTAGV, encoded by the coding sequence ATGGGATTTCGGCATCGAGACTATCCTGATCATGTTTGTCGTTTAACGAAATCACTTTACGGTCTTAAACAAGCTCCGAGGGCATGGTACCAACGCTTCACCGATTTTGTTACTTCTATGGGGTTCGTACAGAGTCGCTGCGATAATTCTCTTTTTACATATCATCACGGGGGtgacattgcatatctgttgatttatgtcgatgacattattcTCACCACCTCTTCAGATTCTCTACGCATGAAACTCATGGGCAGCCTCGCGGCTGAATttgcaatgaaagatcttggacCTCTCAGCTATTTTTTGGGAATTACAGTTTCTCGCACTGGTAATCAAATGTTTCTCTCTCAACAGGCTTATGCACTTGACATTGTCAATCGTGCAGGTATGGCTACGTGCAACTCTGTAACAACTCCAGTGGACACCAAACCAAAGCTCGGTACCACCTCTGGTGTTCCTTTCGATAACCCCACGTTATATCGTAGCCTTGCCGGGGCGCTTCAGTACCTCACATTTACTCGGCCTGACATCAGTTATACAGTTCAACAGATCTGCATTCACATGCATAACCCCAGCTCTGATCACTGGAACGCTTTAAAACGTATTATTCGTTACATACGAGGCACAGCCAGCTACGGTCTCACCCTCTCGTCATGTTCTAACATATCTCTTCGGGCTTATACTGATGCAGACTGGGCTGGGTGTCCGGATACCCGTCGCTCGACCTCAGGATACTGTGTTTACATGGGTCAGAATCTATTATCTTGGTCTTCTAAGCGTCAGTCGACCATCTCTCGTTCCAGTGCCGAGGCAGAATATCGTGCGGTTGCCAACGTTGTTGCTGAAATTTGTTGGATCCGCAACCTCCTTCTAGAGTTGCGTCGCCCTGTATCCACAGCTACCTTAGTATATTGTGATAATATCAGTGCTATTTATCTCTCCAGCAATCCTGTCCAACATCAACGCACCAAACATATAGAGATTGATATTCATTTCGTGCGTGAACATGTTCAACGAGGTACGATCAAAATTCTTCATACCCCCACTCGTCTTCAGATTGCTGATATCTTTACCAAAGGCTTACCACGGGTCCTATTTGATGATTTCCGCTCCAGTCTCAACATTCGCCCACCTCttgcttcgactgcgggggtgtaa